A genomic region of Saccopteryx bilineata isolate mSacBil1 chromosome 1, mSacBil1_pri_phased_curated, whole genome shotgun sequence contains the following coding sequences:
- the MSANTD4 gene encoding myb/SANT-like DNA-binding domain-containing protein 4, whose protein sequence is MKQLKRKRKSNFSVQETQTLLKEITKRKEVIFSKQLNTTINVMKRMAWEEIAQCVNAVGEGEQRTGTEVKRRYLDWRALMKRKRMKANIKLVGSGFPLPSSDLDDSLTEEIDEKIGFRNDANFDWQNVADFRDAGGSLTEVKVEVEERDPQSPEFEIEEDEEILSSVIPDSRRENELPDFPHIDEFFTLNSTPSRSAFDEPHLLVNIEKQKLELEKRRLDIEAERLQVEKERLQIEKERLRHLELEHERLQLEKERLQLEKERLQIEREKLRLQIVNSEKPSLDSELGQGEKSMLQPQDIETEKLKLERERLQLEKDRLQFLKFESEKLQIEKERLQVEKERLRIQKEGHLQ, encoded by the exons atgaagcagttgaaaaggaaaaggaaaagcaatttTAGTGTTCAAGAAACTCAGACTCTTTTGAAAGAAATTACCAAAAGGAAAGAAGTCATTTTTTCCAAGCAGCTCAATACGACCATTAACGTGATGAAGCGAATGGCGTGGGAGGAGATTGCGCAGTGCGTGAACGcggtgggagagggagagcagaggacCGGCACGGAAGTGAAAAGGAGGTACCTGGACTGGCGGGCGCTcatgaagagaaaaaggatgaAGGCGAACATTAAGCTGGTTGGGTCTGGCTTTCCCCTGCCCTCATCTGATTTAGATGATTCTCTTACTGAAGAGATAGATGAAAAGATTGGATTCCGAAATGATGCAAACTTTGATTGGCAAAATGTGGCCGATTTCCGGGATGCGGGTGGATCCTTAACCGAGGTCAAAGTGGAAGTGGAAGAAAGAGATCCCCAGAGTCCTGAA tttgAGATTGAGGAGGATGAAGAAATACTGTCATCCGTTATCCCAGATTCCAGGAGGGAAAATGAACTTCCAGATTTCCCCCACATCGATgagttttttactttaaactcaACACCATCGAGGTCTGCATTTGATGAGCCCCATCTGCTTGTAAACATCGAGAAACAGAAACTAGAGTTGGAGAAGCGTCGGCTGGATATTGAGGCGGAGAGACTGCAGGTGGAGAAGGAGCGGCTGCAGATCGAGAAGGAGCGGCTGCGGCACTTGGAATTGGAGCACGAGCGGCTGCAGCTGGAGAAGGAGCGGCTGCAGCTGGAGAAGGAGCGGCTGCAGATTGAGAGGGAGAAGCTGAGGCTGCAGATCGTCAACTCCGAGAAGCCATCTCTGGACAGTGAACTTGGTCAAGGAGAAAAGTCCATGCTTCAGCCACAGGACATAGAAACGGAGAAACTAAAGCTTGAGAGAGAACGCTTGCAACTGGAGAAGGATAGACTGCAGTTTTTGAAGTTCGAATCGGAGAAGCTGCAGATAGAAAAGGAACGCTTAcaagtagagaaagagagacttcGAATTCAGAAGGAAGGGCACTTGCAGTGA